Within the Staphylococcus argenteus genome, the region ATTTAATCGATAAGCATATTATCGAACAAGATGCGAAAAAAGATATACGTGTGAATGAAATTATGTCATTTATTAATAGTGACTTGTATTTATCTATTGCTCAGGCTGATCAAGTATACAGAGAGTTACCATTTGTTGTTAATCAAGCATTAGTAGATCAATTGCCTCCGACAGATGAAGATGCATCTATTATTCAAGGAATGATTGACTTAATATTTGTTAAAAATGGTGTACATTACTTTGTAGACTATAAAACAGATGCATTTAATCGTCGCCGCGGTATGACAGATGAAGAAATTGGTGCACAACTGAAAAATAAATATAAAATCCAAATGAAATATTACCAAAATACATTGCAAACGATTTTAAATACAGATGTTAAAGGATATTTATATTTCTTTAAATTTGGAACTTTACAGCTATAATTTTTATTTTTAAAAACAATAAAAAATTTTTTGGATGATGTATAAAATCCTTTAGCTAGAACCATCTCAGGTCATTTTCAAAATTGTCTTACTCATTTATTTGTTATTTGATAACGAAAAAAGTTATAATGTGAATTAAGATAAAGATGAGGAGTTGAGAATGAATGAAATTCTTATCATTCAAGTATAATTACAGAACTTCATATGGCGTTAAAGTAAAACGCGAAGATGCTGTTTGGGATTTAACACTAGTATTTGCTGACTTTGCAGAAGGAGATTTTCATCCTAAAACATTGTTAGCTGGTTTACAACAAAATCATACTTTAGATTTTCAAGAACAAGTACGAAAAGCAGTTGTAGCAGCAGAAGATAGTGGCAGAGCTGAAGATTATAAAATTTCATTTAATGACATAGAGTTTTTACCACCAGTAACACCGCCAAATAACGTGATTGCTTTTGGAAGAAATTATAAAGATCATGCAAATGAATTAAACCATGAAGTAGAACGATTATATGTATTTACAAAAGCGGCATCATCATTAACAGGTGATAATGCGACAATTCCAAATCATAAAGATATTACAGATCAATTAGATTATGAAGGCGAATTAGGCATTGTAATTGGTAAGTCTGGTGAAAAGATTCCAAAAGCGCTTGCTTTAGACTATGTATATGGTTATACAATTATCAATGATATCACTGACCGTAAGGCACAAAATGAACAGGATCAAGCATTTTTATCAAAAAGTTTGACTGGTGGTTGTCCAATGGGTCCATATATTGTGACTAAAGATGAATTACCATTACCTGAAAATGTAAATATCGTTACTAAAGTGAACAATGAAATTCGTCAAGATGGTAATACAAGTGAAATGATTCTTAAAATTGATGAATTAATTGAAGAAATTTCAAAATATGTTGCATTACATCCAGGAGATATCATTGCGACTGGTACTCCAGCTGGCGTTGGTGCTGGTATGCAACCACCTAAATTTTTACAACCAGGTGACGAAGTTAAAGTAACTATCGATAACATCGGAACTTTAACAACATATATTGCTAAATAAATATATTTGAACAAAGCTAATCAGTCCTAATTAGGACTGGTTAGTTTTTTTATGGAGCATTTTGATTATTAAGAAAAGAAATAGAAGTTATAATAATTATGAATTACTTCGAATTATAAATGACTAATTAAGTTATTTGTTTTTAATCTCATACTTTTCTAAAAAGGTGTTAAAGATAATTGTTTATAATGTTACCAATTTGAGATGAAAGTGAAATACTTATATTAAGAAGTAGTTGATTATTTTACAGCAGATGCACAATATTCTAATAAGTAATAAAATACCATGTTCTTCCTCTCATATATAGAAGTGTGGTAAAATATGTATTTGTGTATGAACGAATAGTGATTAAATTATAAGAAAGTGGGTATTTATCCCACGAAACTATAATTTAATAACATAAATTATTAAAGTGGGGGGAATGAATATGTTACATTTACATATTTTAAGTTGGGTATTAGCAATCATTTTATTTATCGCTACATACTTAAATATTTCAAAAAATCAAGGTGGTACGCCATTTTTCAAACCATTGCACATGGT harbors:
- a CDS encoding fumarylacetoacetate hydrolase family protein codes for the protein MKFLSFKYNYRTSYGVKVKREDAVWDLTLVFADFAEGDFHPKTLLAGLQQNHTLDFQEQVRKAVVAAEDSGRAEDYKISFNDIEFLPPVTPPNNVIAFGRNYKDHANELNHEVERLYVFTKAASSLTGDNATIPNHKDITDQLDYEGELGIVIGKSGEKIPKALALDYVYGYTIINDITDRKAQNEQDQAFLSKSLTGGCPMGPYIVTKDELPLPENVNIVTKVNNEIRQDGNTSEMILKIDELIEEISKYVALHPGDIIATGTPAGVGAGMQPPKFLQPGDEVKVTIDNIGTLTTYIAK